DNA from Mustela erminea isolate mMusErm1 chromosome 18, mMusErm1.Pri, whole genome shotgun sequence:
AAGAGTTCTACCACGAGGTGCACAGGCCTTCCCACTTCCTCAACTTCGCGCTCCTGCAAGAGGGCGAGGTCTACTCTGCAGACCGAGAGGACCTCTATGCCTAGTTGTCTTCACCTCTCCCTGCTTCAGACGTCCCAAAGACTGGAGCCTTTTACCCCCAATGAGAAGCTGGTGACATTCAGCAGCTTGGTCCCTTTCCCCCCTATTTGTGCTTCTTGTATTATTGATTTCTGGTGGCTTGTAGTCCTGagcaaaatatagtaataaatttTGTATAAATAGGACTTTTggagttttttggggtttttttgtccCTGAGCCCAAATTCTGACTGTAAAGATGGAAGAAGCTGGACTTGTTCACAGCTGGCCTCAGCCTTAAAGGGGTAGAAGGCCCCTAATCAGGGGCTGTGGACCACGTATCCCTTAGATTCAGAGAACTGGGGTGGGGTTGGGTTTTCATACCCTTACTGCTTTGACCACATTTACCAACTTCCcttcaaaatatttgcaaactatcaCTCCTTTCAACATCCTTTGGGGTGGCTGCTCCCATTTTCTGAGTCTGGAAGCTTGTAGTTTTTTCCCCAGCAGCTGTGGTGCCCAGCCTAGCTTCTTAAGCTTTGTGTCACTGGTGGTTGGGAAAACAGGCGCATGGCTGGGCAGATGGATGTCTCTGGCTGAGGCCAATGACATCCCTCCTACCTCACCTTTTGCCTGTAGTACTTGGCAGCCAAGTTGGGCCTCATGACTCCAGACACAGGGGTGGGGCCTGGACTGGGCCTGTGGGGAGGGATTGACAAAAGTGACCACTTAGAGCCCTGTGCCTCAGCTCTTGGACGCCTGGCTGGAAGTAGGCAGTCCTGCTTCCTGTGACCTTGGGGGCTTGAACAGGACAGGGCCCAGGGGGCCCAGTGCACTACCTCTTTCCCCAAGCCTTTTCTCTTAATCGCTCCTCCTCTGTCGCTTCTTCCCCGCCCTCTACTGCCCTAAACTGCTTCCTGGGCCGGAAACTGTTTGGCTTTTTCCTGCCCCAGTGAGGGTtggagggggcgggggttgtCGCAGCCCTTAACTTTCAGGGAACATGGAGCCCAGGAAGGCGGTGCCTGGGGTGCACAGCTGCGGGCCTCGGGTGGCCGCGGGGTCAGGGACGGCCGTGGAGCTCGTGTACCATCTAGCGGGGGCCCTGGGCACGGAGCTGAAGGAGCTGGCGCGCCGCTTCGGGCCGGAGGCGGCGGCCAGGCTAGTGCCGCTCGTGGTGCGGGCGCTGGAGCTCCTGGAAAAGGCTGCGGTGGGGCCGGACCCAGACTCAGTGAGTCACCGACTTTCCCCTGGCCCCCCGCAGGGCTGGTGGGAGTCCAGCCCTCACCGCCTGGCCTCCCCAGCTGCAGGTGTCCGCGCAGCAGGCCGAAGCAGAGCTGCGGCGGCTGCGGGAGGAGAACGAGCGCCTCCGCAGAGAGCTGCGCTCCGGGCCACAGGGTGAGTGCGGGCACGGCCAACGGGCGGGGCGGGCCGGCTCAGGGCCTCCTCCCCAGGCCGGGACTAAGAACGCCCCTTCCTCAGAGGAGCGCGCTCTCCTGAGGCAGCTCAAGGAAGTGACCGACCGCCAGCGGGACGAGCTCCGCGCGCACAACCGAGACCTGCAACAGCGCAGCCAGGAGACCGAGGCGgtgagggcggggcggggcgaagGGCGTGGGGCGTGGCGAAGGGCGTGATGCGGGACGCTCCCTAGCCCATCAGTCGGCGCCCCGCCCACTTCCTCTTTTGCTCCGCCTCCAGCTGCAGGAGCAGCTGCAGCGCCTCCTACTGGTGAACGCGGAGCTGCGGCACAAGCTGGCCGCCGTACAGACTCAGCTGCGCGCGGCGAGGGACCGTGAGAGGGAGCGGGAACTGCAGAGCCAGGGGGCCGTGGAGCTGACGCGGGATCGGACCAGGGGCTCCGGGTACGAGCAGAGGCAGGAGCCCGAGCGGGCCACCGCCGACGCAGGAGCCCCGGGGAACCCTGAGGACCCGGTGAGTGCCCATCACCGTACTCACAGGTCCGGTACTTGGTGGGCACTCGGGTTTTCTGTGCTGCGTAGCAGGTCCACCCGGAAGGCGGAAGGCGGCACACGAGTGGCTGGCACCTGCTCCCACGCTCAGCTGTCATCTGTTGCAGCGCCTTCGCCTCCAAGTCTCCGTGCCCGTCACTTGCTCTGTgatggtggggtggaggggagcgcCGGTAGAGGCCCCCACTGACCAAGCCTGCCCTTCCTGCAGCAGCCAGGCCACCCCTCCAAGGCAGGACAGTGCAGCTTCAGTCGAGAGGAGCTCGAGCAGATACTTCAGGAGCGGAATGAGCTCAAAGCCAATGTGTTCCTACTGAAGGAGGAGTTGGCCTACTTCCAGCGGTGAGGGcggtgggcaggggctgggaagtTCAGGGGTCGCACTCACACCCATTGCTGGGCCTCAGGTCCCCAGCTTCATTCTTTGGTTCACTGATCTATCTACAATgacatgtgccaggcactgtgctggacaCTGAGAGGACATGAATCACACAGCTCCTGTCTTCCTAGAACTTCTTCCAAATGCGGGAGGAGGTAGTACAAAAAGTTACAGCAGTGGTCAAAGAAAGATTCCTAGGAGGGGGCAACATCTAAGCTACCTATGAGGGGTGTTAGCAAGGCAGAGTGTTTCAAAAAGGGGAACAACACACACAGGCACTTGGGATGAGAGCAATGGTTGGCATTCCCAGGGCTTACCCTGCCCTTTTCCCTCCTCTATAGGGAGCTGCTCGCAGACCACCGGGTCCCTGGGCTTCTGGTTGAGGCCATGAAGGTGGCTGTCAAGAAGCAGCGGAAGAAGATCAAGGCCAAGATGTTAGGGAtcccagaggaggcagagagcaggtaAGTCCCTGCCTCCATTCCCACTGAGCCAGTCCTCCCTTGCTCTTTGTGCCGAGCCTGATGACCCAGCCGGGTCGTGCTCTAACCCAGCCTGGTCATCCCTTGAGCCTACCACCTTAGCCTCATCCCTCCCTGAGCCTGTCACCTAGCCTAGTCACTTCTTAAACCTATTAACCTGGCCTGATCACCCCTGAGCCTGCTGTCCAGCCTGCCACATCTTCTATCTGGATCGCACTTGCCACGCTCACTATGTATCTTCTGCTGAAGAAATCTGGTAATGCTGCTTCTCCACCTTAGTTTTTCAGTTTCCTCTCTTGGCTGGATCTGCTTGTTCTCAGGGGGTTAAGAATgtaattacaggggcgcctgggtggctcagtgggttaaagcctctgccttcagctcaggtcatgatcccagggtcctgggatcgagccccacatcgggctctctactcagcggggagcctgcttcctcctctctctctgccagcttctctgcctacttgtgatctctgtctgtcaaataaataaaatctttaaaaaaaaagaggggggcacctgggtggctcagtgggttaaagcctctgccttcagctcaggtcatgatctcagggtcctgggatcaagccccacgtccggctctctgctcagcgggaagcctgcttcccctcctctccctctgtctgccttctggtgatctctgtcaaataaataaaatattaaaaaaaaaaagaatgtaattacAGGCACATCAGGACCTGCTATGAGGCTATCAAATTAAAGCCTCAAGATGTCCTTCCTTCATCTCCCTAGCACCTGCTTCTCTCCAGGCTTGAGGGTCCCATAGTCACTCTGTTCTCCCTTGGCTGTTTCTGGGTATTGTGCAGAAGACAGGACATAGCTGGGTTCCCATGGTCCCCAGGGCCTTGATGAATGACCCCCtatctcctctctcctcttctctgcctcagtgACGATGAAGACAGCTCATGGCTCCTGCTCTCCAGTGATAAGGGAGCCCATCCTGCACCCACTGAGTCCAGAATACAAAGTTTGTATGTTGTGGGAAGAGGAAGGGCAAAGGTTGTGGGGGTGAAGGAGGGGCCCCACCTTTgttcttctcccctttcctgctcCACTGACATTCATCCTGCTGTCCTGAGCTCTAAGTATGCCCCTCCCTCCATTGACCctggccccttcccctcctcagtACTTCGGGTTGCCCTTTCTTCCTATTGTATCCTCTTTCCTCACCACTCCCCGAGCCCATAGCCTTGACCTGTCTGGTATCCAATCTCAAAATACCTCTTGGTTCTCCCCCCAGCTTTGGCCTGTCCTATCAGAGTGAAACAGAGGCCCCCGAAGCCCAGACCAGCAGCATGGCTCCCAGTGAGCtagggggagaagaggaggccCCACAACAACCCCACTTGGAGCCTGGGGGCAGCCCCACAGTCCTCAATTCCTGACTGGCTCTGCTCTGCACCTGATGAACATCTTTGTCTGGGGCAGTCACAGCTGCCCCAGAGAACTGACTTTGGAATTCGGCTATGGGTGGGTGTGTGGCCTCAAATGAGGACAGGGCTCTGTTCTTCTCAGCCCTCCCCAGGCTCTTTCCCAGTCCTGGCCTGAGCTAGGTCATGACGAAGAGCTCAGCCTACTTTCCTTCCCTGTATCTCTGTGCCAAGCCTCAGGGGTCAGATAAAATTGCTTCCTTCTggagtctcagttttcccatccatATAATGGAGAGCTGACTACTTACCTCCCAAGGGTTTGTGAGAGTGGCCTAAGGCAATGTAATAAAGCAGCTGCCCATGATACCCAGAAATGGCTCCAAGTCTGTGTATTAGCGGTCTGCCCCCGCCTGGGGGGCAGGCTGGACCGGCCAGGTCCGACAGGACCAGGGGCAGGCTCTGGTTTCCTCACAGGGTCTTGTTGGTTGTTAAGTGGGTGGGGAGCTTCTCCTGGTGAGGGCCTCACTTATGTAGTATGACCTAATGGAAAGACATGGCTCCCAATCTCACCACACACCCTTGCCTGTGCCCCAGTATCCAGGCTCTTCATCTTCCTGACCCCTCCAGACTGAGGCCAGCCCTTATAGTACCCACTCAGCCTTCACCacagctttcctttcctttttatttgtctggTGTCTGATCTTCCCAGCAactccccccctccacccctctcagGGAGGTGCCTCATGGCAGCCCGCCCCTTCACACTGGTTTCCTCAGGAAAGGCCttggaaggaagcagggagggggttgggagctGTGGGGGCCAGACTAACCCAAACCCTCCGGCTGAACGGGCCGCCATGGGACTGAGGCTGCTGCTACTGTTGCTGCTCTGGACACAGGGGACCCAGGAGTCCAAGCTGGACCCCAATGGGCAGCATGTCTGCCTGGCCAGCAGGTGGGTCTTTGTGGGAATCTGAGGTCGGGGTGGTGGTGGCTGAACTGGGGTAGAGGCATTGCCGAGAAGGAGGAAGACATGAGGGAAAAGGCCATGGAGCTGAAGGGAAGGGGGCCTGGGGACAGCCTGGAGGGTGGTAGATAGGCAAGGCTGGAGGTGAGAGggccagggaaggaaagggaaaggattaGGAACACTGGAGCTGTGACTCTTGGCTAGGCCTGCCTGATGGGGCTCAGGCGGCCTCCCACATCTCAGCCAGAGATAGAGATCTACCTGCGGAGACAGTCTGTCCCCCGGCTGACCCCTCTCTGCCCCACAGCCCCTCTGCTGATATCCAGTGCTGCCCAGGCTGGAGGCAGAAAGATCAAGAATGCACTATCCGTGAGTAGCCAGAACAGATCCCTACCCAAGAAGAAATGAGGACGTAGCCCAGtgacccttccttcccctcctcctgggaCCTATTTCCCCTCCTGAGCCCTAGAGCTGGAGCCCATCCTGACATCCCCCCGGGCCCAGCCCTGATGGAATGACTCTTGAGGGGGCAGGGTGCTGGGAACCagtgagaggggcagagtggTCCCCTGGTTTGGCCATGCCACCATCCTTCCCACCTGGGTGGGATGTTTTTCAGCCATCTGTGAGGGGCTAGATGCCTGCCGGGAAGATGAAGTCTGTGTGAAACCAGGCCTCTGTCGATGCAAACCTGGATTCTTCGGGGCCCAGTGCAACTCCCGTGAGTCCTAGTTTCACCTGGAGGATGAAGTTGCTAGGCAGAACTGGGCCGCGGGGAAGCAAAGCAGGTAGAAATGTGATCTTAGAACAGCAGGGCCAGAATCCCTCCAAGCTTCACCGAGGAGATGGAGGCCCAGAGTCGGGAAGTGACGCATTCCTGGAAGGTGACCTGAGTCATCTGGTTTTTACCCATATCCACAAAGCCCTACCCACAGTTCTTAGCTGTGTGCCCTTCACCATCTTGCTCAACTTCTCGGAAAAGACGCTGGTTATCCCTGTTAATTGCAAAATGGGCATGTGTGGAGGGTGGAAGGAGAGCCCTGGCCCGGCTCTTCCTTCTCTGGTGAAAAGAGGGCATGGGAAAGGGTTTGGTGCGCAGGATGGCCAGAGAGCAGGACTCAGGGCTGAGAGGAGACACTAGGGGCAAATGTGGCTTTTTTGTGACCTTCACAGTCACCATCTGGGCTGGGGTCGACACTCAGGACGCTCAGTTCACCTCCAgtggggtgggtggaggatgggggtaGGGcgtgagaggaaggaaggggcatgGATGAAATCCTACTTCTGTGTGACTCTGACCAAAGCTTCTCCCACTCAGGACCTCTAAGTGTGTTCTGGGGTATGAAGTAGGAAGCTGGGCCCACTGCAAAGGGTTTTTGTAGTTCAGAGTCAGAGGCAGGAAGTGAGCTGTGCCCCAGGAGGTTAGGCTGCCTGTTCAAGGGTCTGTCTCTGGTTCTTGGGCGTGGGCCTGGCACCCCTCTTCCTTGTGGAAGGGGGTTGCGACGCTGTGGAGAGCCATGTCTGGCCCAGAGCCTGCTGACCCTCTTCCGTTCCCCACTCcgtccccaccccatccctgcaggCTGCCCCGGCCAGTACTGGGGTCCCGACTGCCGTGAGATCTGTGCCTGCCACCCACACGGCCAGTGCGAGCCGGCCACGGGCGTGTGCCACTGCCAAGCGGACCGCTGGGGCGGCCGTTGTGAGTTCGCTTGCGCCTGTGGCCCGCACGGGCGTTGCGACCCCGCGACGGGCGCGTGCCGCTGCGAGCCCGGCTGGTGGTCCTCCACTTGCCGCCGCCCGTGCCAGTGCAACCCGGCGGCGGCGCGCTGCGATCAAGCCGACGGCTCCTGCCGCTGTGAGCCGGGCTGGTGGGGCCGCCGCTGCAGCTTCCGCTGCGCCTGCCATGGCTCCCCGTGCGCACAGGAGACCGGCCGCTGCGTCTGCCGCCCGGGCTGGTGGGGCCCCGAGTGCCGGCAGCAGTGCGAGTGCGTGCGCGGTCGCTGCAGCGCCGCCTCCGGCCAGTGCGCCTGCCCGCCGGGCTTCCGCGGTGCCCGCTGCGAGCTGCCCTGCCGCGCCGGCAGCTACGGGCCTCACTGCCGCGACAGGTGAGCGGGAGGCGGGGGCGCGACCGTGAGCACCCCCTGCCCGGCGCAGGAGCGGTGCGGGGGTGCAGGGGcgagagcggggggggggggggggggggggggatctgggCCGAGGCGGGGGCGCGGGGATAGCAGGGCCCGGTGCTTTCCGCCAAGACCGACGGGGACgggacagaaggaggagaaagacccTCGAAGCCCGAGGTCCAGCTTCGCCCAGCTCGTCGTCTGGTTGTTCTCAAACCGTAGGAGTACCAGCAAACTATAGTTAGAAGCAGATAAAAGATgaatgagaggaaggaaggggcatgACAAAAGCGTGACAAAACGATTGCAGGGTGCCTTTCAAACTTAGTGGCTTTCAAACTTGGGCCGCTCCACGCACAGTAAGAAATgcgttttggggcgcctgggtggctcagtgggttaagcctctgccttcggctcaggtcatgatcccagggtcctgggatcgagccccgcatcgggctctctgctcagcagggagcctgcttcctcctctctctctctctctgcctgcctctctgcctacttgtgatctctctctgtcaaataaataaataaaatctttaaaaaaaaaaaaaaagaaagaaagaaagaaatgcgttttggggcacctgtctggcttaGTAGGTAGAGTATGCGACTCTTGAacgggggttggggtgggggagcttGAGTTGCAGCCCTGCACTGGGCGTTGCGCCTTGGGCATGGcacttacttaaaagcaaataaaaacaaaacaacaaaaggaaatgcgTTTTACATCCCACCTAATTCTGTCTGTCTCAACACACACAGCTCTGGGGTAAAAGCTTAACCAGACAACAAACACTTACCTTTGCTTCACGTATTACATgtaatataaatgtgtatatctctatatattaCATACGTGAGATACAGACACACACTGtaatgcttgcttgcttgcttgcttgctttttctttctgttgcggATCTGCTAAATTGATTTTATGAACAAACGAATCTGATCCAAACATATGATTCCAGATAACTATCCAAAGAAAGACTTTTCAAGAAACTGTTAAAGAATCAATGAGAGAGGCGCCTGGgcgtctcagtgggttaagcctctgccttcggcttaggtcatggtctcagggtcctgggatcgaacctgcatcgggctgtctgctcgtcagggagcctgcatctccccctctctctgcttgcctctctgcctacttgtgatctctgtcaaacaaataaataaaatcttaaaaaaaaaaaaaaaagaatcaatgagaaATTAAGATTAAGGAAAACCTTAGTGGGAGAGTTCTTAGGAGAgtagatcctaagagttctcttcacaaaggaaaaacaaatttttttgttgttgtttttgttttgttttgttttttgtttttgcacctACATGAGATGAGGGACATTAgctaaacttactgtggtaacCATTTCACGATATAGGTAAGTCAAGTCGAGGCTGTGTACCTTAAAGTTACTCAGTGCAGTATGACAgttacatctaaaaaaaaaaaaaactggggaaaatttttttaaagattttacttatttatttgaaaggatgAGTGAAAGATAGCACAAGGTggtaggaaggagagggagaagcagactccctgcagaacagagagccccatgtgggtcttgatcccaggaccctgagatcatgacctgagctgaaggcagatgcttaacccactgagccaggaaaGCACCccgaagacttttttttttttttaaacataagataaacttgaaattatagtgataaaaacagacatgttttaatttttatgcattttcatCTTGTGGGACAGGAGATACTCTGAGTCCCAATCATGCCAGACCTCAGAGATGGCGGGGAAAGGAGGGttgaggggagaaaagggataGGAAGGAACACTGGGGAGAAGGTTGGCCAAAGTAACTTGGCTGTTCTGGCTGGGCTGGGAGTTCTTGGTAACCCTGGGACCCTAGGAAGGCCAGGTTCTAGAATGGGAAGTTAGAAGGAGAGGGCTGGAATCCTACGGAGATCCTCTGTCCAGCCTTTTTGTTGTAcaacatggggaaactgaggtttaaacCTGCCTGAGTGCTCTGGGTGCTCTCCAGTGTCCCTGGAGGCCTCAGTGGGGACTCCCTCTATCCGCTCCTCAGTGCTGCCATGcactccttcccttcccagctgCGGCCACTGCAAGTACAAGGAGCCATGCTCTGTAGACACAGGCAGCTGTGAGTCCTGCGAGCCGGGCTGGAACGGAACCCAGTgccaccagccctgcccacctggCACTTTTGGCGAGAGCTGTGGACAGCTGTGCCCCCATTGCCGGCTTGGGGAGGCCTGTCAGCCAGACACTGGGCACTGTCAACACTGTGACCCTGGGTGGCTGGGGCCCAGGTGAGGGGGCCGGCCTGTTCCTGGGGGGGGTGCACCTTCCTTCAGGATCCTGGTTCCAGCTACTCCCTCTGGGGAGttgctggcccctcccccagtaCACTAATTCACAAAGCCTTTGGGGCCTGCCTCCTGGGGAAGTGTGAGGGAAGAGAGATGAGGGCTGATGAGGCCCTGGGCAGAGTTCTCTTCCTCCTTCGCCACTCAGGTATcctgagctcgctctctctctctctcttttttttttcctgagctctcttcttcctctctaggCTCTGTAGTCTGTCACCTCTTGGGTTTGGCCCCAGGTTCAAAGCCCTGTTTACACCTGAGCTTCATTGCTGAGGAGTAGACAGTTGGGGTCCTGGGTCCAGAAGAATGGGGGAAGATGGGTAAGACCCTTCTGTGGGGGCTCTGCCTTGCCAGGCCTGCCCTGCCCACCTATTCCAAGTCTCTCATCACCTCAGGTGTGAAGACCCCTGCCCGACTGGCACCTATGGGGAGGGCTGTAGCTCTGTCTGCCACACCTGTGTTCAGGGGACCTGTGATGCTGTGACCGGAGAGTGTATCTGCCATGCTGGCTACTGGGGACCCAGGTGAGCAAACTGGGGCcctggcagggaggcagggggctAGGTCAGACCTCTGTGCCGTCTGTTTCCTGAACTTCCCTTCCTGGGCTTCTCCCCCTCCACACACCCACCCAGCATGCTCAGCTCATCGCTGCGAAGTTATTCCTCCTGCTATGAGGTCCGCATCTTCCAGAAGTAGTGATGCTTAATCTAAAAGGCCTGGCTCCCTAATGAGGTGGAGAAGTTCTTTAGGGGTAGGATTGCCGACTCCATTGTTGTTTCCCTGAGGTCTTGAGATGGTAAAACATAAACAAGGTCAATGTCTTTGATGTCAGGTTTCCCACCTCTAGGACAGAATGTAGAATCACGTGGAACAGGCCTAATTTTCTAGAGGAGAGgaccaaggcccagagagcagggcagggcgGCTCAGACCTCCAGACCCTGAAGACTTTTCTCTGGATGCCGTTGgcctctggcttatttcacatcaGTGCTGGATGGGCTAGGGGTGAGGATCAGGAGAGGTGGAGCTTGTCTGAAGATTATACCCTGGGGGGCTGAGTACCGAGGGGCCGCCTCTGGATGGCCTCTCTGGAAGACAGGCTTAGAGGCTAAGGGGATTCTCCCAAGTACTGCCAGCGGTACTTAGAATGTGGGCTCAGAGgtcagaggagtctgcttgggcttCGTCCAGGGATGTCtgtgtggcagggggtggggagcggtGCCCAGAAATCTTCCTTCCCCTGTGCCCTGCCTACCCCTAACTCTTCTCACCCAGCCTTCAGCCTTTGTCTCTTATCATCCCATAGCTGCAACACTTCATGCCCACCTGGTTTCCATGGCAACAACTGCTCTGTTCCCTGTGAATGTCCAGAGGGACCCTGCAACCCTGTCTCTGGGGCCTGCCAGCTGGGTAaggtgcaggggcgcctgggtggctcagttggttaagcgtctgccttcagcccagatcatgatcccatggttctgggatggagcaccaccctcccaccacccccaccctaacccccacccccccgccaattgtccagcagggagcctgcttttccctctccgtctgcctgctgctccccctacttgcgctctgtctctctatcaaataaataaataaaatcttaaaaagaaagaaaagaagagagaaaggaaggaaagaagaaaggtgcAGGGGGCAGTAACCAGGGAGAGACTGGCCCTTTATATGGCTCCAGGGATGTATCCCTTGACAGGGAGTCTGGGCTCACTTCAGAGGCATGAAATCTGTATGGTTAACTTTGGGGGTCCCTGAAAATAGGACAGCCCCTGCCTCCTGAGAAACCAGGCTAGCAGGAAATGAGCAGGCAACTCTCAGACCTGCTACAAAGGGGATATGTACCAGGTATGTGACAAGTGGGAGCAGGGGCTTGTGGAACAGaccagggcccaggctggggaCAGGCTAGCAGGATTGCTGCTTTGGGGAGCTGAGTAGAGTCTACATCGCTCAGAAAAAGGGGAGGGACCCGTAGGTGGAAGATTCTGGGGGGCCGGGGGACAACTCAGAGCTGGAGAGGAAACATGATGTATGGAAAACACAATGGCCCAGAATATTTGGccatctcctgctctctcttcctctccccagggcaCCACAGTCGGGATGCAGCCCTCATCGCTGGCATCCTTgtgcctctgctgctgcttctcctgggcctcattttctgtgcctgctgctgctgggccGCCCGGTTGGACCCCAAGGACAGGTGAACTCTggcctgtcccttcccccacccccagcgtgGGACAGGGGGTTGGGAGCAGGCTGGCATCTGGTTtccctttgggggtggggaaggactgGCCGGGTCACACACTTAAGTCCGAGGTAACGGGGTAGCTGGCAGTGGTCATGGCCTGGACACTGCCATGTCCAGGCCATATCTTCCTTGAAAGCCTTCCAGAAGCAATTTTCCGAGTTGCCGGAGGGTGAGCAGCGTCACTGGGCACTGGGCATCAGGCTGGGGCAACTCAAAGCCCGCAGCTGCTGAGGGTTTATTCACAGGGACCCAAGGAGGAAAGCAGGGAAGGCAGAAGCCCCAGGGCAATGCTGGGCAGGGACAGGAAGAGACTAGGCCTCAACAACTCCCTGTTTCTCCAAAGGAGAGTGACGTCAAAGTCCGAGTGGTGGTTTATCAGAGATGGCGGCTTTCTGAGAAGAGGAGATAATAGGAAGAATTAGGGGGACTTtcgggggtggaggtgggggtgcccACTGCTGGGGAATGTTGTTTGCACCGAGCTTTGTTCCTTTACCAAATCTCATCACATTTCTGGTTCCTTGGAGACTCACAGCAGCAAGAAGGTTCAGAGCAGGGAACATGCGGGCGGAAGGATTAGTGTTCTCAAATCACAGAGGAGAACACGGAGGCCTAAGGTGACCCAGCCTGTCACTGGCGCCCACAAAGCCCATGCTCTGTTTTTCTGGATTCTCTGGTGCTCTTGTATTAGTTCACGCACTAATCCCCAAGCATCCTACTCTGTGCTGTGTGGTACTCACAGATGACAGACCCTGGGCGTGGGGAAGAAGACCTCCACTCGAGAACAGAAAAGGACAAAGGCTGTCAGAGGAATGGTTAACAGTGAAGCCGTGGCTTCcagttggggggtgggcagtcagggacaggcttcctggaggtggtggcACTTTCAGAAATGTAGCTGAACTGGGACTCAGCAAGGGTGATAGTAACACAAAGCTGCATTTGGGGGAACCCCCACCAGGTGCCTGGCACTAGCGTGATAAAAAGGCACTAgcttgacagatgaggaaactgaggctcagagaggtgaagcctGTTGTTTGGATTTTACTCTGTGGCCCAAGGGAACCACTGAAGTAGACAGTCACTCTGTGACCCTGCCTCTCTCACACTAACCCCAGGACTAAGATGGTCCTGACCTTTTTCTGCGGCCCCCACCCTACTCCCACCAGTAGTCTTATGCACTGACCACCCTCCCGTACCCTCAGGCCAGCAAGCGATGGAGCTGCTGTGTCCAGGATGAAGCTGCAGGTCTGGGGGGCGCTGAGCAGC
Protein-coding regions in this window:
- the RILP gene encoding rab-interacting lysosomal protein isoform X1, giving the protein MEPRKAVPGVHSCGPRVAAGSGTAVELVYHLAGALGTELKELARRFGPEAAARLVPLVVRALELLEKAAVGPDPDSLQVSAQQAEAELRRLREENERLRRELRSGPQEERALLRQLKEVTDRQRDELRAHNRDLQQRSQETEALQEQLQRLLLVNAELRHKLAAVQTQLRAARDRERERELQSQGAVELTRDRTRGSGYEQRQEPERATADAGAPGNPEDPQPGHPSKAGQCSFSREELEQILQERNELKANVFLLKEELAYFQRELLADHRVPGLLVEAMKVAVKKQRKKIKAKMLGIPEEAESSDDEDSSWLLLSSDKGAHPAPTESRIQSFFGLSYQSETEAPEAQTSSMAPSELGGEEEAPQQPHLEPGGSPTVLNS
- the RILP gene encoding rab-interacting lysosomal protein isoform X2 translates to MEPRKAVPGVHSCGPRVAAGSGTAVELVYHLAGALGTELKELARRFGPEAAARLVPLVVRALELLEKAAVGPDPDSLQVSAQQAEAELRRLREENERLRRELRSGPQEERALLRQLKEVTDRQRDELRAHNRDLQQRSQETEALQEQLQRLLLVNAELRHKLAAVQTQLRAARDRERERELQSQGAVELTRDRTRGSGYEQRQEPERATADAGAPGNPEDPPGHPSKAGQCSFSREELEQILQERNELKANVFLLKEELAYFQRELLADHRVPGLLVEAMKVAVKKQRKKIKAKMLGIPEEAESSDDEDSSWLLLSSDKGAHPAPTESRIQSFFGLSYQSETEAPEAQTSSMAPSELGGEEEAPQQPHLEPGGSPTVLNS
- the SCARF1 gene encoding scavenger receptor class F member 1, which translates into the protein MAARPFTLVSSGKALEGSREGVGSCGGQTNPNPPAERAAMGLRLLLLLLLWTQGTQESKLDPNGQHVCLASSPSADIQCCPGWRQKDQECTIPICEGLDACREDEVCVKPGLCRCKPGFFGAQCNSRCPGQYWGPDCREICACHPHGQCEPATGVCHCQADRWGGRCEFACACGPHGRCDPATGACRCEPGWWSSTCRRPCQCNPAAARCDQADGSCRCEPGWWGRRCSFRCACHGSPCAQETGRCVCRPGWWGPECRQQCECVRGRCSAASGQCACPPGFRGARCELPCRAGSYGPHCRDSCGHCKYKEPCSVDTGSCESCEPGWNGTQCHQPCPPGTFGESCGQLCPHCRLGEACQPDTGHCQHCDPGWLGPRCEDPCPTGTYGEGCSSVCHTCVQGTCDAVTGECICHAGYWGPSCNTSCPPGFHGNNCSVPCECPEGPCNPVSGACQLGHHSRDAALIAGILVPLLLLLLGLIFCACCCWAARLDPKDRPASDGAAVSRMKLQVWGALSSLGSALPCGSFSSHKLPWVTVSHHDPEIPFNHSFIEPPSAGWASDDSFSSDPESGEDESPAYCVPPQEGMVTVAHGEFPEASLAGGPIPPPEDASTPFPIPRTSSLARAKRPSVSFAEGTKFAPQSRRSSGEISSPLRKPKRLSRGAQLGPESQEAEESMDSEKAEMDETLPGAASPRDSATGRRRLPLGGRTVAERVEAIEGSVLEGSGSVTTIYMLAGTPQLSEGPVRSVLRRFGSFQKGQAGPKVKSAIPKPPRRALSRNKGSPGLASGSAKQSPSLAPNEELTRSLESVGTGPEEVARGLEDGTKNSGRAQELTPDSGPQEQDPQKLADEEEQEEPQYENVTPISGLPAP